The proteins below come from a single Ailuropoda melanoleuca isolate Jingjing chromosome 1, ASM200744v2, whole genome shotgun sequence genomic window:
- the TMEM139 gene encoding transmembrane protein 139, with protein sequence MVPSQLLGRLEKPLLFLCCTSFLLGLALLGIQPDIAPVAYFFLALGGFFLFVCLLACSLEWGFRSMQTESPGESPGASGNARDNEAFEVPTYEEAVVLESQCCPQQLDQPPPYSSVVIPPGLEEGQPSHPEGPDRARLERRVGSEGSMTPQNSGRVPVSLQLRGPRVMSTAPDLQSLGVPPKLEPLTPPPAYDVSFGQPDDDVFFENNWTPP encoded by the exons ATGGTGCCAAGCCAGTTGTTGGGGAGACTGGAGAAGCCGCTTCTCTTCCTGTGCTgcacctccttcctcctggggctGGCTTTACTGGGCATACAGCCGGACATCGCCCCTGTTGCTTATTTCTTTCTCGCCTTGGGtggcttctttttgtttgtttgcctccTGGCGTGTTCTCTGGAATGGGGGTTCCGATCAATGCAGACGGAGAGCCCAGGGGAGAGCCCAGGGGCCTCAGGCAATGCACG CGACAATGAAGCTTTTGAGGTGCCAACCTATGAAGAGGCTGTGGTGTTGGAATCACAATGCTGCCCCCAGCAGCTAGATCAACCACCCCCCTACAGCAGTGTTGTAATCCCCCCAGGACTTGAGGAAGGACAGCCTAGCCATCCAGAGGGCCCTGACAGAGCCAGACTAGAAAGGCGAGTGGGCTCAGAGGGGTCTATGACCCCACAAAACTCTGGAAGAGTTCCAGTCAGCCTTCAGCTTCGGGGACCGCGGGTCATGTCCACTGCTCCTGATCTGCAGAGCTTGGGGGTGCCCCCAAAGTTGGAGCCTCTTACTCCACCCCCTGCCTATGATGTCAGCTTTGGTCAACCCGATGatgatgttttctttgaaaacaactGGACGCCTCCCTAA